In a single window of the Streptomyces cinnabarinus genome:
- a CDS encoding EamA family transporter, producing MATSRPALIALTALAPVSWGTTYYVTTEFLPPDRPLFTGLMRALPAGLLLLALARVLPRGAWWGKAAALGALSIGAFFPLLFLAAYRLPGGLAAVVGSIGPLFVVGLSALLLAQRPTARALVTGAAAAFGVSLVVLRAVGALDTLGVLAALASTASMSTGTVLAKKWGRPEGAGPTALAGWQLTVGGLLIAPVAFLVEGAPPALDARALGGYAYLALAGTAVAYWLWFRGIGRLTATQVTFLIPLSPLTAAVVGWAALGQSLTPVQVAGMVLALGATVAGQLVPAGRGGPVRSFRFPEKTARRDSMDLTGSAPRR from the coding sequence ATGGCCACCAGCCGCCCCGCGCTCATCGCCCTCACCGCCCTGGCACCCGTCTCCTGGGGCACCACCTACTACGTGACCACCGAGTTCCTGCCGCCGGACCGCCCCCTGTTCACCGGGCTGATGCGCGCCCTGCCCGCCGGACTGCTGCTGCTCGCGCTCGCCCGGGTGCTGCCGCGCGGCGCCTGGTGGGGGAAGGCGGCGGCGCTCGGCGCGCTCAGCATCGGCGCCTTCTTCCCGCTGCTGTTCCTGGCCGCGTACCGGCTGCCGGGCGGTCTGGCCGCGGTCGTCGGCTCCATCGGGCCGCTTTTCGTCGTCGGCCTCTCGGCGCTGCTGCTCGCCCAGCGGCCGACGGCGCGGGCGCTGGTCACCGGGGCGGCGGCCGCGTTCGGGGTCAGCCTCGTCGTCCTGCGGGCGGTCGGCGCGCTGGACACGCTCGGCGTGCTGGCGGCCCTCGCCTCCACCGCGTCGATGTCCACCGGAACCGTGCTGGCCAAGAAGTGGGGCCGCCCCGAGGGCGCCGGGCCGACCGCGCTGGCCGGGTGGCAGCTCACCGTCGGCGGGCTGCTCATCGCGCCGGTCGCCTTCCTGGTCGAGGGCGCGCCGCCCGCGCTGGACGCCCGCGCGCTCGGCGGCTATGCCTACCTCGCCCTGGCCGGCACGGCGGTCGCGTACTGGCTCTGGTTCCGCGGCATCGGCCGCCTCACCGCGACCCAGGTCACCTTCCTGATCCCGCTCTCCCCGCTCACCGCCGCGGTCGTCGGCTGGGCCGCGCTGGGCCAGTCGCTGACGCCGGTGCAGGTGGCGGGCATGGTGCTGGCGCTGGGGGCCACGGTGGCCGGGCAACTGGTCCCGGCCGGCCGGGGCGGCCCCGTCCGATCCTTCAGGTTCCCCGAAAAGACCGCTCGAAGAGATTCGATGGACCTGACAGGTTCCGCGCCGCGACGGTAG
- a CDS encoding MarR family winged helix-turn-helix transcriptional regulator — protein MNASPEPRKDAVDAIVDQWAIVRPDLDTAAMAVFGRINRLARTVGDRQEKVYGRFGISRGEFDVLATLRRSDEPYTLSPRQLSATLMLTTGGMTGRLDKLERAGLLRRSPDPHDRRGLQVSLTDEGLRLVDEAVGAGLAVQAEALSVLDAEQAGQLADLLRELLSGAR, from the coding sequence ATGAACGCAAGCCCTGAGCCGCGCAAGGACGCCGTCGACGCGATCGTCGACCAATGGGCGATCGTGCGGCCCGACCTGGACACGGCCGCGATGGCGGTCTTCGGGCGGATCAACCGCCTCGCGCGCACCGTGGGCGACCGCCAGGAGAAGGTCTACGGCCGCTTCGGGATCTCCCGGGGCGAGTTCGACGTACTGGCCACCCTGCGGCGCTCGGACGAGCCGTACACCCTCTCGCCCCGGCAGCTCTCGGCGACGCTGATGCTGACCACCGGGGGGATGACCGGGCGCCTGGACAAGCTGGAGCGGGCCGGGCTGCTGCGCCGGTCGCCCGATCCGCACGACCGGCGGGGACTTCAGGTGAGCCTGACGGACGAGGGGCTGCGGCTGGTGGACGAGGCGGTCGGCGCGGGGCTCGCCGTGCAGGCGGAGGCGCTGTCCGTGCTGGACGCCGAACAGGCCGGCCAACTGGCCGACCTGTTGAGGGAGTTGCTGTCCGGAGCGCGCTAG